One part of the Dyadobacter sp. 676 genome encodes these proteins:
- a CDS encoding DUF4136 domain-containing protein, producing the protein MFKKASFLLLIIGLGLMSCSKDPISDLSNEESLVYITNHDKSANFSQYKTFSIVDSVLIVKNDRAGTSLDDIDKAMLNRIITNMKALGYTYVSRKDNPDVGINVSWITNTYLNVYQPLSSYYGGYWGGFGYGYPSYYSYYETSESSWMISMLDFKHPQTTPSGKTFNVIWDAQIRGSAIGDQNLIDKMADSIFGQSEYLKIK; encoded by the coding sequence ATGTTCAAGAAAGCCTCTTTTCTGTTACTGATAATCGGCCTTGGTTTGATGTCGTGCTCCAAGGACCCGATCAGCGACCTTTCCAACGAGGAGTCGTTGGTATACATTACCAATCACGACAAATCCGCCAATTTCAGTCAGTACAAGACATTCAGCATCGTGGATTCGGTGCTGATCGTCAAGAACGACCGCGCAGGCACGTCGCTCGATGACATCGACAAGGCGATGCTGAACCGCATTATCACCAATATGAAGGCATTGGGGTACACGTATGTGAGCCGAAAGGATAATCCGGACGTCGGTATCAACGTGTCGTGGATCACGAACACGTATCTTAATGTGTATCAACCCCTTTCTTCCTATTATGGCGGTTACTGGGGCGGCTTCGGCTACGGCTACCCGAGCTATTACAGCTATTATGAAACCAGTGAGAGCTCATGGATGATTTCCATGCTCGACTTCAAACATCCACAAACGACACCTTCCGGTAAAACTTTCAATGTCATCTGGGACGCGCAGATCCGCGGCTCGGCCATCGGCGACCAAAACCTCATCGACAAAATGGCGGATTCCATTTTCGGGCAATCCGAGTACCTCAAAATCAAATAA
- a CDS encoding DinB family protein produces the protein MESKEEILRIIDVLNDTYESEEAWYGPSVVEALRDVTPKIAETRLSSNTHSIAEIVYHMTTWRIFAVRKLQGDAEFDIKTQDKDWKKFPVVDEFEWEAIQMELSLSQEELISELEKIEDDSFLEEFVPGRDYSYYTLIHGVIQHDVYHAGQIGLIKKAAKTKRLEEDDDYGTYGDRSDYDNSADYY, from the coding sequence ATGGAATCCAAAGAAGAGATTTTAAGAATCATAGATGTACTCAACGACACCTACGAAAGCGAGGAAGCATGGTACGGTCCGTCGGTAGTGGAAGCGCTGCGCGATGTCACCCCGAAAATAGCGGAGACGCGCCTGAGCAGCAACACACATTCGATTGCTGAAATCGTGTACCACATGACCACCTGGCGCATATTTGCCGTGCGGAAGTTGCAGGGCGATGCCGAATTCGATATCAAAACGCAGGATAAGGACTGGAAGAAGTTCCCGGTGGTCGACGAGTTCGAATGGGAGGCAATCCAGATGGAACTGAGCCTTTCACAGGAAGAGCTGATCTCGGAACTGGAAAAGATCGAAGACGACAGTTTCCTGGAAGAATTTGTGCCGGGCCGCGATTACTCCTATTATACATTGATCCACGGAGTGATCCAGCACGACGTTTACCATGCAGGGCAAATCGGACTCATTAAAAAAGCAGCGAAGACCAAGCGCCTGGAAGAAGACGACGATTACGGCACATACGGCGACCGTTCGGATTACGACAATTCCGCAGACTACTATTGA
- a CDS encoding response regulator transcription factor, with the protein MKILIVEDEPKLAGFLKRGLEEQSWEVELAYDGQVGKKMASNYRFDVIILDVNLPLLNGYDLAKQLRADGLTTPILFLTALGTIDDKLDGFEAGGDDYLVKPFEFRELIARIKVLSQRNSAREQSSQVLTIADLELNLDEKVARRGGNRIDLTAKEFALLEYLMRNRGRVVSRVDIAEQVWDIRFDTGTNVIDVYINFLRKKVDKDYPTKLIHTVVGMGYIFKEE; encoded by the coding sequence ATGAAAATACTAATCGTTGAAGACGAACCGAAACTGGCGGGCTTTCTGAAACGCGGCCTCGAAGAACAATCGTGGGAAGTGGAACTGGCTTACGACGGGCAGGTCGGAAAGAAAATGGCTTCCAACTACCGGTTTGACGTAATCATCCTGGATGTGAACCTTCCGCTCCTCAACGGCTACGATCTTGCCAAACAGCTCCGTGCCGACGGGCTGACGACGCCGATCCTGTTCCTGACCGCATTGGGCACGATCGACGACAAGCTCGATGGTTTCGAAGCCGGGGGCGACGATTATCTGGTAAAACCCTTCGAATTCCGTGAGTTGATCGCCCGCATTAAGGTACTCTCGCAACGCAACAGCGCCCGCGAACAATCCAGCCAGGTGCTCACCATCGCCGACCTCGAACTGAATCTCGACGAGAAGGTAGCCAGAAGGGGCGGCAATCGCATCGACCTCACTGCCAAGGAGTTCGCTTTGCTTGAATACCTCATGCGCAACCGCGGGCGCGTCGTGTCGCGCGTGGACATCGCCGAGCAGGTATGGGATATCCGGTTCGATACCGGCACCAATGTGATCGACGTTTACATCAATTTTCTCCGTAAAAAGGTCGATAAAGACTATCCTACCAAGCTGATCCACACCGTGGTGGGCATGGGTTATATTTTCAAGGAAGAATGA
- a CDS encoding HAMP domain-containing sensor histidine kinase, with amino-acid sequence MNIKTRLTLLFTMLVGSIMALFCVAIYFFYDQYREKQFYSFLNERGQTIAQLVEASHGISKADIEKIEKENKTILLDEEITIFDGSDSIIFVSGKESFNLSRNMLTEARAGKEIHTKHQKKEVIIIRHILQDHRKPWVVAVIANDYLGMNQLNRLREILLIGWLLSMILVGVAGWQFSNDAIKPVSDIIDQVNNISAGNLHEKVRVGREKDELALLAETFNQMLTRLEIAFVAQKNFVSHASHELRTPLALIMSEAELSLMKERSPADYQDALKGIWAEAKEMNELVSRLLELARTEENAFRVTFSKIRIDEVLWQAKTSVQQKNPGYEVHIHYDKIPEDEEQLKRFGDESLLRTAFLNLMDNACKYSPDKTCNVFLEIKNRLIIIYFRDMGIGIAREELPYIFDTFYRSQSTISKAGYGIGLALTKRIINMQGASIEVESSLGSGTTFILKFPPF; translated from the coding sequence ATGAATATCAAAACGCGCCTGACGTTGTTGTTTACCATGCTGGTGGGCTCCATTATGGCGTTGTTTTGCGTTGCTATCTACTTTTTTTACGACCAGTACCGCGAAAAGCAATTCTATTCCTTTCTCAACGAGCGCGGCCAGACGATCGCCCAGCTCGTGGAAGCCAGCCACGGAATCAGCAAGGCCGATATCGAAAAGATCGAAAAGGAAAACAAGACCATCCTGCTCGACGAGGAAATAACGATTTTCGACGGCTCGGATTCCATTATTTTCGTGAGCGGGAAAGAGAGCTTCAATCTTTCCAGAAACATGCTCACCGAGGCGAGGGCGGGGAAAGAGATCCATACCAAACATCAAAAGAAAGAGGTGATCATCATTCGCCACATCTTGCAGGACCACCGCAAGCCGTGGGTAGTGGCCGTGATCGCGAACGATTACCTGGGAATGAACCAGCTCAACCGCCTTCGGGAAATCCTGCTGATAGGCTGGCTGTTGTCGATGATCCTCGTGGGCGTAGCCGGCTGGCAATTTTCGAACGACGCGATCAAGCCGGTTTCGGATATCATCGATCAGGTAAACAATATCTCGGCGGGTAATTTGCATGAAAAAGTACGGGTAGGCCGCGAAAAGGACGAACTTGCGTTGCTTGCTGAGACCTTCAACCAGATGCTGACACGGCTCGAAATCGCATTTGTGGCGCAGAAAAACTTCGTTTCGCACGCGTCGCATGAGCTGCGCACGCCGCTGGCGCTTATCATGAGCGAGGCCGAGCTGAGCCTGATGAAAGAACGTTCGCCCGCCGATTACCAGGATGCGTTGAAGGGCATTTGGGCAGAGGCAAAGGAAATGAACGAGCTCGTAAGCCGCCTGCTCGAACTGGCGCGGACTGAGGAAAATGCATTCAGGGTAACTTTCTCGAAGATCCGGATCGATGAGGTCTTATGGCAAGCCAAAACCTCGGTACAGCAAAAGAATCCAGGCTATGAGGTGCATATCCATTACGACAAAATTCCGGAAGACGAGGAGCAATTGAAACGCTTCGGCGATGAAAGCCTGCTCAGGACTGCGTTCCTGAACCTGATGGACAACGCCTGCAAATACTCGCCCGACAAAACCTGCAACGTTTTCCTCGAAATCAAGAACAGGCTCATCATTATCTATTTTCGTGATATGGGCATTGGTATCGCGCGGGAGGAATTACCCTATATTTTCGATACGTTCTACCGCAGCCAGTCCACCATCAGCAAAGCGGGGTATGGCATCGGGCTCGCCCTCACGAAGCGTATTATCAACATGCAGGGTGCGAGCATCGAAGTGGAGTCGTCGCTGGGTTCCGGCACGACCTTCATTCTTAAGTTCCCCCCTTTTTAA
- a CDS encoding mechanosensitive ion channel domain-containing protein, whose amino-acid sequence MDFNDLINYRNSPWLLLLLSGGVGLVISIIFISLIRVAASRKEWRALRAISENLTNVLHFFMPIVLITGASKTYSYANPQYDWVFGLSKTALIGITTWLMARIVIIVEKILIDKLDFNSPDNNQARRLFTKIKFIKRIVVIMVVTIGVSILLLSFDSVRQYGVGILTSAGIASVIIGFAAQKSLANLMAGIQIAFTQPIKIDDVVIVEGEWGRIEEINLTYVVVNIWDLRRIVLPITYFIETPFQNWTRNESALTGAAFFYLNYHTPVDKLRAKLKEILDSTPLWDGRAWALQVTDTQGQLMVVRALMSARNSSETFDLRCLVREKLIEFIAKEHPEALPATRVEESQPVKFRLPDQGI is encoded by the coding sequence ATGGATTTTAACGACCTGATCAATTACCGCAATTCACCCTGGCTGTTGCTGCTGCTGAGCGGCGGCGTCGGATTGGTTATCAGCATTATTTTCATCAGCCTGATCAGGGTAGCGGCATCGCGGAAAGAGTGGCGGGCATTGCGCGCAATCAGCGAGAACCTTACAAACGTGCTGCATTTCTTCATGCCGATCGTGCTGATTACCGGGGCCTCGAAAACCTACTCGTACGCCAATCCGCAATACGACTGGGTTTTCGGGCTAAGCAAAACCGCGTTAATCGGCATTACTACCTGGCTCATGGCCCGGATCGTGATTATCGTCGAAAAGATACTGATCGACAAGCTGGACTTCAACTCGCCGGACAACAACCAGGCCCGGCGCCTTTTTACCAAAATCAAATTCATCAAACGCATTGTGGTGATCATGGTCGTCACCATCGGCGTTTCCATATTGCTGCTCAGTTTCGACAGCGTGCGGCAGTATGGCGTGGGAATCCTGACTTCCGCGGGCATAGCCTCCGTAATCATCGGTTTCGCGGCGCAAAAATCGCTGGCAAATCTCATGGCCGGTATTCAGATCGCCTTTACCCAACCCATCAAAATCGATGATGTGGTTATCGTGGAGGGAGAATGGGGGCGTATCGAAGAGATCAACCTGACGTATGTCGTGGTCAACATCTGGGACTTGCGGCGCATTGTTTTACCCATTACCTATTTCATCGAAACGCCGTTTCAGAACTGGACAAGGAACGAAAGCGCGCTTACCGGCGCCGCTTTCTTTTACCTGAATTACCACACGCCGGTTGACAAGCTCCGGGCAAAATTGAAAGAAATACTCGACAGCACGCCGCTGTGGGACGGTCGTGCCTGGGCGTTGCAGGTAACGGACACGCAAGGCCAACTGATGGTCGTGCGGGCCTTGATGTCGGCGCGGAATTCCAGCGAAACTTTCGATCTCCGCTGCCTTGTACGGGAAAAGCTGATCGAGTTCATCGCGAAGGAGCACCCCGAGGCCCTGCCCGCAACACGTGTGGAGGAGAGCCAGCCGGTAAAATTCAGGCTTCCCGATCAGGGCATATAA
- a CDS encoding N-acetylmuramoyl-L-alanine amidase-like domain-containing protein, translated as MIRFVVLSILLLTSAACFGQASLQKTFMQKMELPASRDIGTQVLRISESFLGTPYVAGTLEGNPTERLVCKFDGLDCTTLVESVIALAVAKMENATFEEYKNELTKLRYRDGIIDGYPSRLHYILDWVYENQKRGRLEDITAKVGGVPFVKEINFMTTHANLYPSLAPSDVYEKVKEQEAVINSREHSYIPKSDIQKAEPMLHDGDIVAFTSSVEGLDVNHMGIISKVGSRAYLIHASLTGKKVIMTNVPLAEYVASVPKHTGMIVARLNDI; from the coding sequence ATGATCAGATTTGTAGTGCTTTCCATTTTGTTGCTGACTTCCGCTGCCTGTTTCGGGCAGGCCAGCCTGCAAAAGACCTTTATGCAGAAAATGGAACTGCCTGCCAGCCGGGACATCGGTACGCAGGTCCTGCGGATCAGCGAATCATTCCTCGGCACACCTTACGTGGCCGGCACGCTGGAAGGAAACCCCACCGAGCGGCTTGTGTGCAAGTTCGACGGACTGGATTGCACTACCCTCGTGGAGAGCGTGATCGCCCTGGCTGTTGCCAAGATGGAGAATGCCACATTTGAGGAATATAAAAATGAACTCACCAAACTGCGTTACCGCGACGGCATTATCGACGGTTACCCATCGCGCCTGCATTATATCCTCGACTGGGTGTACGAAAACCAGAAACGCGGGCGGCTGGAAGACATTACCGCGAAAGTAGGTGGCGTACCTTTCGTCAAGGAGATCAACTTCATGACCACACATGCCAACCTGTACCCTTCGCTGGCCCCGAGCGACGTTTACGAGAAGGTAAAGGAGCAGGAAGCGGTTATCAATTCGCGGGAACACAGCTACATTCCGAAAAGCGACATCCAGAAGGCCGAGCCTATGCTGCACGACGGCGATATCGTGGCCTTCACGTCGTCGGTCGAAGGGCTGGATGTCAACCATATGGGCATTATTTCAAAAGTGGGCAGCAGGGCTTATCTGATTCACGCCTCGCTGACGGGCAAGAAGGTGATCATGACGAATGTTCCGCTGGCCGAGTACGTGGCCTCCGTCCCCAAGCACACGGGCATGATCGTCGCCCGGCTCAACGATATCTGA
- a CDS encoding alpha-amylase family protein — protein MSAVNHDKFIIYQIFTRLFGNRKTANKVYGTIEENGCGKFNDIDDTALAALKDFGVTHLWYTGVLEHATLTDYSKFGIKPDHPLIVKGIAGSPYAVKDYYDVDPDLAVDVPNRMQEFENLVTRTHVHGLKVIIDFVPNHVARQYHSDMRPEGVRDFGEDDDNTVSFSPGNNFYYIPEHDFVVPEGLTPPLPVTTPYHERPAKATGNDVFQAQPSQYDWYETVKLNYGIDYLDGRARHFDPIPSTWLKMRDILIYWTRKGVDGFRCDMAEMVPVEFWGWVISEVRRENPAILFIAEIYNLFEYRNYIDKGGFDYLYDKVGLYNSLRRIIGGYGTTEDITRIWQYESGDFSEHMLRFLENHDEQRIASRYFAGNPWTALPAMVLSATLHTGPFMLYFGQELGVDATQQEGFQGDDGRTTIFDYWGIPEFQQWVNGGKFNDELLTMEQKTLREFYRNLNAFVLKNEAVYAGGFYDLQYVNADGQSINYDKTIIYSYLRHTDNQKLLFVYNFHESRTVETTIKVPQDAWTDVLKLGNTGLYKLKPVFPLEVPQVQLRTAEITSTGVHVELPPISAFAFEIVPK, from the coding sequence ATGTCCGCCGTCAACCACGATAAATTCATTATATACCAGATATTTACCCGTCTTTTCGGCAACCGGAAAACAGCCAACAAAGTCTACGGAACAATCGAGGAAAACGGTTGCGGGAAGTTTAACGACATCGACGACACCGCGCTCGCCGCGCTGAAAGATTTTGGCGTAACGCACCTGTGGTACACCGGTGTGCTTGAACATGCTACCCTGACCGACTACTCGAAGTTCGGCATCAAGCCCGACCATCCGCTGATCGTGAAAGGCATTGCAGGATCGCCCTATGCCGTAAAGGATTACTACGACGTAGATCCCGATCTGGCCGTCGACGTTCCGAACCGGATGCAGGAGTTCGAAAATCTCGTAACGCGCACACACGTACACGGCCTGAAGGTGATCATCGATTTCGTCCCCAACCACGTAGCGCGGCAATACCATTCAGATATGCGGCCGGAGGGGGTCAGAGATTTCGGCGAAGACGATGACAATACCGTCAGTTTCAGTCCGGGCAACAACTTTTATTATATTCCCGAACACGATTTCGTGGTGCCGGAGGGTCTTACGCCGCCATTGCCGGTAACGACGCCATATCATGAACGCCCCGCGAAGGCGACGGGAAACGACGTTTTCCAGGCGCAACCCAGCCAGTACGATTGGTATGAAACTGTAAAACTAAACTACGGCATCGATTATCTGGACGGCCGGGCACGCCATTTCGACCCCATTCCGTCCACCTGGCTTAAAATGCGCGATATCCTCATCTACTGGACACGAAAAGGCGTGGACGGCTTCCGATGCGACATGGCCGAAATGGTGCCTGTGGAATTCTGGGGTTGGGTGATCTCCGAGGTCAGGAGGGAGAATCCCGCGATCCTGTTCATAGCGGAAATTTATAATCTGTTCGAATACCGCAACTATATCGACAAGGGCGGGTTCGATTATCTCTATGACAAAGTAGGGCTGTACAATTCTTTGCGGCGGATCATCGGAGGGTATGGGACGACGGAAGACATCACACGGATCTGGCAGTACGAATCGGGGGATTTCAGCGAACATATGCTCCGGTTTCTTGAAAATCACGACGAACAGCGCATTGCCTCGCGGTATTTCGCCGGTAATCCGTGGACAGCCTTGCCGGCAATGGTCCTAAGCGCGACGTTGCATACCGGCCCGTTCATGCTCTACTTCGGGCAGGAGCTGGGTGTGGACGCCACACAGCAGGAAGGCTTTCAGGGTGACGATGGCCGTACGACGATTTTCGACTACTGGGGCATTCCCGAGTTCCAGCAATGGGTGAACGGGGGTAAATTCAACGACGAGCTCCTTACCATGGAGCAAAAGACGCTGCGTGAATTTTACCGGAACCTGAACGCCTTTGTCCTGAAAAACGAGGCTGTCTATGCCGGCGGATTTTACGATTTGCAATACGTAAATGCCGACGGGCAGTCGATCAACTACGATAAAACAATTATTTACAGCTACTTACGACACACCGATAATCAAAAATTACTGTTTGTATACAATTTTCACGAGTCACGAACCGTAGAAACGACGATTAAGGTGCCCCAGGACGCCTGGACGGACGTGCTCAAACTGGGCAATACGGGCTTGTACAAGCTGAAACCGGTGTTTCCCCTGGAGGTGCCGCAAGTCCAGCTGCGCACTGCGGAAATCACATCTACCGGTGTGCACGTGGAGCTTCCGCCTATTTCGGCATTCGCTTTCGAGATCGTTCCGAAGTAA
- the pgmB gene encoding beta-phosphoglucomutase, giving the protein MPSIQACLFDLDGVIVDTARFHYIAWREMARDLGFDLTQEENERLKGISRMESLEIVLSIGGVQLPEEEKIRRAAAKNARYLELCMQMTPDDALPGVRPFLDELKQQGIRSGLGSASKNARVILERINMLHYFDTIVDGNRITKGKPDPQVFLMGASDLQVAPQHCAVFEDAVAGIQSAKAAGMLAVGVGEASVLAEADIVIPGFEGFDLAQSENA; this is encoded by the coding sequence ATGCCCTCAATACAAGCCTGCCTTTTTGATCTCGACGGCGTAATCGTCGACACCGCCCGTTTTCACTACATTGCCTGGCGCGAAATGGCCCGGGACCTGGGTTTCGATCTCACACAGGAAGAAAATGAACGCCTTAAAGGGATCAGCCGGATGGAATCGCTTGAAATCGTGCTGTCGATCGGCGGGGTGCAATTGCCGGAAGAAGAAAAGATCCGTAGGGCGGCCGCAAAGAATGCCCGCTACCTTGAACTGTGCATGCAAATGACGCCCGATGACGCGCTGCCCGGTGTCCGCCCATTCCTCGACGAGCTGAAACAACAAGGTATCCGCAGCGGCCTGGGCTCGGCAAGTAAAAATGCCCGGGTCATCCTGGAAAGGATCAACATGCTGCATTACTTCGATACGATCGTCGACGGCAACCGCATTACAAAAGGCAAGCCAGACCCCCAGGTGTTCCTGATGGGCGCGTCCGATTTACAGGTGGCGCCGCAGCATTGCGCCGTGTTTGAAGACGCCGTGGCCGGTATCCAGTCGGCCAAAGCAGCGGGAATGCTGGCCGTAGGGGTAGGCGAGGCGTCCGTTCTTGCGGAAGCCGACATTGTCATTCCGGGTTTTGAGGGTTTTGATTTAGCACAATCGGAAAACGCATGA
- a CDS encoding glycoside hydrolase family 65 protein: MKNYITHDEWCIVEDGFHPGYNEITESLMSLGNGRMGQRGNFEEGYSGKTLPGNYVAGVYFPDKTRVGWWKNGYPNYFAKVLNACNWTGIGIRVGTEVLDLNTCKIDEFRRVLNMKEGVLERTTTVTLSGGRKLRIHSKRFCSMADDEAGAISYSMVPLNFTDHFTITPFLDGNIRNRDSNYDESFWNGIAHEVSGQEGYLVLETKSNPFNVEQFRVATGMKFEIKLDGMPVSTTVNHSSRDKYVDGTVQLEVREGRQVSIFKYAVNLSSANYTHDDLLPRAKAYIARIAEKGFDRMYAEQVQAWAEKWEKNDITIAGDIAAQQGIRFNIFHLGQTYTGEDERLNIGPKGFTGEKYGGSTYWDTEAYCIPFYLSTADEKVARNLLVYRYKHLQKAIENAARLGFSDGAALYPMVTMNGEECHNEWEITFEEIHRNGAIAYAIYDYTRYTGDESYVTGEGLEVLIGISRFWKQRVNWSEAKGQYVMLGVTGPNEYENNVNNNWYTNYIACWTLRYTLEVIDKLWKEDSRKLNEVIFKTNLRLNTELADWKHIVDNMHYPYDESRQVFLQQQGFLDKHLQTVADIADQRPINQRWSWDRILRSCFIKQADVLQGLYFFEHEFDAATIRRNFEFYEPMTVHESSLSPCVHSILAAGLGMREKAYEMYLRTARLDLDDYNNDTEDGLHITSMAGTWMSIVKGFAGQRVKDGSLYFKPYIPDQWEGYSFRIGFRGALLKVSVSRQAISIENSTETALTVFVNDQKVYVDALSSVQL, from the coding sequence ATGAAAAATTACATTACACACGACGAATGGTGCATAGTAGAAGATGGTTTTCACCCCGGATATAACGAAATCACCGAAAGTTTGATGAGCCTCGGAAACGGCCGTATGGGCCAGCGGGGGAATTTTGAAGAAGGATATTCGGGCAAAACGCTGCCGGGAAACTATGTGGCGGGCGTTTATTTTCCCGATAAAACGCGGGTAGGCTGGTGGAAAAACGGTTATCCCAATTACTTTGCCAAGGTCCTGAACGCCTGTAACTGGACCGGTATCGGGATTCGCGTAGGCACGGAAGTGCTGGACCTCAATACCTGTAAAATCGACGAGTTCCGTCGCGTACTGAATATGAAAGAGGGCGTGCTCGAACGTACCACGACTGTCACGCTGTCGGGCGGACGGAAGTTGCGCATCCACTCCAAACGCTTTTGCAGTATGGCCGACGACGAGGCCGGGGCGATCAGTTACAGTATGGTGCCGCTCAATTTCACCGATCATTTCACCATTACCCCATTTCTCGACGGCAATATCCGGAACCGCGATTCGAATTATGACGAGTCGTTTTGGAATGGCATTGCGCACGAGGTTTCCGGGCAGGAGGGGTATCTGGTGCTGGAAACCAAAAGCAATCCGTTTAACGTGGAGCAATTCCGCGTCGCAACGGGGATGAAGTTCGAAATCAAGCTGGATGGAATGCCGGTTTCGACTACGGTAAATCATAGTTCCCGGGACAAGTACGTAGACGGTACGGTTCAGCTCGAAGTACGGGAGGGGCGGCAGGTCAGCATTTTTAAATATGCGGTTAACCTGTCGTCGGCGAACTACACGCACGACGACTTGCTGCCCCGCGCCAAAGCGTACATCGCGCGCATCGCCGAAAAAGGCTTCGACCGCATGTACGCGGAGCAGGTACAGGCCTGGGCGGAAAAATGGGAGAAAAACGACATTACCATCGCGGGCGACATAGCCGCGCAGCAGGGCATCCGCTTCAATATATTCCATCTCGGACAAACCTACACCGGGGAGGACGAACGCCTGAATATCGGACCGAAAGGTTTTACGGGCGAAAAATACGGCGGTAGCACCTATTGGGATACGGAGGCATACTGCATTCCCTTTTACCTGTCGACAGCCGACGAGAAGGTTGCGCGGAACTTGCTCGTTTATCGTTACAAACATCTGCAAAAAGCCATTGAAAATGCGGCCAGGCTCGGTTTTAGCGACGGGGCAGCGCTTTATCCGATGGTGACCATGAACGGAGAGGAATGCCACAACGAATGGGAAATCACCTTTGAAGAGATACACCGGAACGGTGCGATCGCCTACGCCATTTACGATTACACCCGCTACACGGGCGACGAAAGCTACGTGACCGGGGAGGGGCTCGAAGTGCTGATCGGCATTTCACGTTTCTGGAAACAGCGGGTCAACTGGTCGGAAGCGAAAGGCCAATATGTAATGCTCGGCGTAACCGGGCCCAACGAATACGAGAACAACGTAAACAACAACTGGTATACCAACTACATTGCCTGCTGGACCCTTCGTTATACGCTGGAAGTGATCGACAAGCTGTGGAAGGAAGATTCGCGCAAACTGAACGAAGTGATTTTTAAAACCAACCTCCGGCTGAATACCGAGCTCGCCGACTGGAAGCATATTGTCGACAACATGCATTATCCTTACGACGAAAGCCGGCAGGTATTTTTGCAGCAGCAGGGTTTCCTCGACAAGCATCTGCAGACCGTCGCGGATATTGCCGATCAGCGGCCGATCAACCAGCGGTGGTCGTGGGACAGGATATTGAGGTCATGTTTTATCAAACAGGCCGACGTATTGCAAGGCCTTTATTTCTTTGAGCACGAATTCGACGCGGCGACGATCCGCCGGAATTTCGAGTTTTATGAACCGATGACCGTACATGAATCGTCGCTTTCGCCCTGCGTCCATTCCATCCTGGCGGCCGGGTTGGGGATGCGCGAAAAGGCATATGAAATGTATTTGCGCACGGCCCGCCTGGACCTCGACGATTACAACAACGATACCGAGGATGGCTTGCACATTACCTCTATGGCCGGTACCTGGATGAGTATCGTGAAGGGCTTTGCAGGCCAGCGTGTAAAGGACGGTTCGCTGTACTTCAAGCCTTACATCCCCGATCAGTGGGAAGGATATTCGTTCCGGATCGGGTTCCGTGGCGCCCTGTTAAAAGTAAGTGTGTCGAGGCAAGCTATTTCCATTGAAAACAGCACGGAAACCGCTCTGACTGTTTTTGTTAACGACCAGAAAGTGTATGTGGACGCACTGTCTTCCGTACAACTTTAA